Proteins from one Acidobacteriota bacterium genomic window:
- a CDS encoding helix-turn-helix transcriptional regulator gives MRKDRALTQADLAMRVGIQQSDLCRMETGEYKVSLESLFKILKIFEMNIAEFFHLTTTADVTPGEQEILSMYRTLPHAAREQVREFIYFKGTRARRTRRSTRSARR, from the coding sequence TTGAGGAAGGATCGAGCCCTCACGCAGGCCGACCTGGCGATGCGCGTGGGCATCCAGCAGTCGGACCTCTGCAGGATGGAGACCGGGGAGTACAAGGTCAGCCTCGAATCCCTCTTCAAGATACTCAAGATATTCGAGATGAACATCGCAGAGTTCTTCCACCTCACCACCACGGCCGATGTCACGCCGGGCGAGCAGGAGATCCTCTCGATGTACCGGACGCTCCCCCACGCCGCGCGCGAGCAGGTGCGCGAGTTCATCTACTTCAAGGGAACGAGGGCGCGCCGGACCCGGCGCTCGACTCGCTCCGCACGTCGCTGA